The genomic window AGCTTGAGGACATCCTTGCGCGCCCGACCGCAGCGACGGCACAGGACTGGGCGCGAATCCGCCCGGACGCCCTCAAGCTGGCCGAGGAGGTCACGGCCTTGCGGGCCGCGAGCCTGCGCCTGCGTGCCTGGACGGTGTGGGGCGGCAAGACCGCGCCGGGTGTGAGCTTCGGCCTGGCGACCGCCCCGGCGATGGTCAAGGTGCGGCGTGACGGTCAGGACTTCGCCGGAGAGGTGGCACCGGAGCTGTCGCTATCTGCGGCCCGCAACGAGTCCGAGGGCGCCCAGGTGGTTGTCGTGTCCCTAACAGATCGTCTCCTCGACGTGCAGGCCGAGGTGGGAGAGCTGCAGGGGCCGGGTGGCGCGAAGCTCGCTGCCGGGAATGTCAAGCTGGGCCTGGTGGGATACGTCACGACGAGCAAGCCAGGCTACCGGACCGCCTACGTGGGCGACTGGCCCGACCCGATCCTGCCCTACAAGCCCTTCAGCCTCAAGGCCGGCGAGGTGCAGCCGCTGTGGGTGCGCCTGTACGTTCCGACGGGCACGCCGGCGGGTGACTATTCGGGCGTGATCACGGTCACCTCGGGACAGGAGCGCCGCGAGATGCGGCTCAAGCTCCACGTGTTCGACTTCGACCTGCCCCGGCGTCAGCACCTGGCGACGCCCTTCGGCTGCGACCCCTCCAGCTTGTCGCGGTGGTACACGGGCAGCGCCGACTACGAGGCCAAGATGCCCGTGGAGGTATGGCAGCGATGGAACCGGTTCCTCCTCGACTACCGCCTGACACCCACGCGCGTTGGCAGTTCCTATGTGAAGCGAGGTGTCGACGACCGCGGGCAGGTGACCTGGGACTACTCGATCACCGACCGCTGCATCGCTGACATCGCCGACCGCCTGCCACTCTCCGGCGTGGCAATGGCCGGGATCGGCTCCGTGGGCTGGTCGGCGATCTGGGGTGTCACCGTGAAGGCCGAAGGTGGCGCTCACAGCGGCCAGACCTGCGGGCGCGTGAGCTGGGCGAAGACCGACCACTGGCAGTCCCTCAGCCGTCCCATGCCCGGACAGGTCGTGGCTGAGCGCGGGTTCAAGTCCTTCCGGTTCTGGATCCGCGCCCTGGACTCCGCCTCGGCCGACCAGACCCTTGCCGCCTTCACTAACGGCTTTCCCACGCGCTTCGTCACTTCCTTCAAGGTTGGCGGCACCGACTGGCATGAGGTGCGGCTGCCGCTGGAGCAGTTCCACAACAACGCCACGGGCGCAGTCATGACCCCGGAGGACATCAAGTCCTGCGGCGACTTCCAGTTTGTGATTGGCAAGGCGGAGAAGCCGGTTGCTTTCCTTCTGGATGACGTGGTCGCGGAGTGCCGCGACGGGGACGTCGTGTTGGACGACTTCGAGGAGGCCACCCAGGTGGCACGCCTGAAGGCCGAGATGGGCGGCCAGCTTCAGCACTGGCAGGACAAGGGCTGGTTCCCGCTGGGCCATGTGTACGCCAAGGATGAGATTCAGCCGGCGGAGTATGAGCAACTGCTGCCGCTCTATCGTCGGGCCCTGGAGGCTTTCCCCGGCGCACCCTTGATGCAGACCTACTACATGAACCGTGCCCCTCAGGATTTGGTGGGCGTGGTCAAAACCTGGTGCGCCATCACCTCCGTCTACGATGACGACTTCCTCAGCGCCCGGCGCAAGGCAGGCGAGCAGACCTGGCTGTATGTCTGCTGCGGCCCCCAGCCGCCCTTCGCGAACTTCTTCATCGACCAGCCCGGCGTGGATCACCGCGTGCTGTTCTGGCAGACTTGGCAGAAACAGTGCACCGGCCTGCTATACTGGGAGACGAACTACTGGCACGGGATGATGCCGGCGGCCGCCGAGGATCCTCACTGGCCCGAGGTGCCCTGGGATCAGGCGCAGGTCGCCACGTACAAGGAGTTCAAGGTCAACGGAGACGGCTTTCTGATCTACCCGGGGCCGAACTGGGAGCCGTGGCCCTCGGTGCGCCTGGAGAACATCCGCGACGGCATCGAGGATTACGAGTACCTGTGGTTGCTGCGAGAGCGCGACCCCGGAAACAAGTTGCT from Armatimonadia bacterium includes these protein-coding regions:
- a CDS encoding glycoside hydrolase domain-containing protein — protein: LEDILARPTAATAQDWARIRPDALKLAEEVTALRAASLRLRAWTVWGGKTAPGVSFGLATAPAMVKVRRDGQDFAGEVAPELSLSAARNESEGAQVVVVSLTDRLLDVQAEVGELQGPGGAKLAAGNVKLGLVGYVTTSKPGYRTAYVGDWPDPILPYKPFSLKAGEVQPLWVRLYVPTGTPAGDYSGVITVTSGQERREMRLKLHVFDFDLPRRQHLATPFGCDPSSLSRWYTGSADYEAKMPVEVWQRWNRFLLDYRLTPTRVGSSYVKRGVDDRGQVTWDYSITDRCIADIADRLPLSGVAMAGIGSVGWSAIWGVTVKAEGGAHSGQTCGRVSWAKTDHWQSLSRPMPGQVVAERGFKSFRFWIRALDSASADQTLAAFTNGFPTRFVTSFKVGGTDWHEVRLPLEQFHNNATGAVMTPEDIKSCGDFQFVIGKAEKPVAFLLDDVVAECRDGDVVLDDFEEATQVARLKAEMGGQLQHWQDKGWFPLGHVYAKDEIQPAEYEQLLPLYRRALEAFPGAPLMQTYYMNRAPQDLVGVVKTWCAITSVYDDDFLSARRKAGEQTWLYVCCGPQPPFANFFIDQPGVDHRVLFWQTWQKQCTGLLYWETNYWHGMMPAAAEDPHWPEVPWDQAQVATYKEFKVNGDGFLIYPGPNWEPWPSVRLENIRDGIEDYEYLWLLRERDPGNKLLQVGDDISRDFTHFTKAPQVLQQRRLAVAQALEKLSPR